The Setaria viridis chromosome 2, Setaria_viridis_v4.0, whole genome shotgun sequence DNA window CAACATTCCAAATACTGtggcaaacatattttttaataaagcaCAAAAGCAAAAGTCCGATAAAATTATCCAAACACTTGCCAGCTACAATCTGAAGAATCTAACGACAGTGAACTGGGTACCAGACTGAATGAACCAGGGTGCAGAATGAGAACTGGCCAGGCCTGCACATCAGGATCCACCAGGTTCCAGTTTTCTTCAACCTAGGCCTAGTTGCATCCCTCAAACCTCACTTTAGTCCTATTTTCTGAATAGATGTGTTACTACTGACAACCTGAACACCCATATTTGAAAACCCCAAAGTTAATTGCAGACAAATAAAGTAAGGAAAATCAAAGTTTGGAAGCATTACCTGTTGATGGGGTTTCACATCCATCTACTCAAGCCACTTTCTTTTGCAAATCGAGCCTCCTCCTGGATTCTGGAAGATGCAACTCATGTTGCTCACTAGTTTGTTCTTCCTCATCTTCTGACTCAGTTAGCCATCCATGACAAGGACGCCTTGTTTCACCACCACTCCTTATAGCATGTGGTTCAATGAGCATAGGATCTTCCACTTCCTCATCTGATAGCTCAATCCCAGCTGGGACCGCACTGTGCCCTTCTAAAATTGACCTGTTACTTTGTGGTCGGACCTCATCCACTGCAGATTCTTGTTGCTGTAAAATCCATCAAGATCATTTAAGAATTTCACAGCATAAGTATGCTTCTTCCATTGGATGGCAACTGAG harbors:
- the LOC117846108 gene encoding uncharacterized protein isoform X1, which translates into the protein MAPKRGRARKGDRRIDAAIDHFAPMGYTARQVRTAVNALLKEYLGAAAWPFLEDSSYLVVQEKLLEMEDEEKKAPPTLEQEIQEEEQPEQEQPQQQESAVDEVRPQSNRSILEGHSAVPAGIELSDEEVEDPMLIEPHAIRSGGETRRPCHGWLTESEDEEEQTSEQHELHLPESRRRLDLQKKVA